From Pantoea vagans:
GGGTCTGGATAAAGCTGAAACGGCCGCCAAATATGGCGACGAGCAGGTTAAGCAGTGGCGTCGCGGCTTTGCCGTAACCCCACCAGAGCTGGATCGTTCAGATGAGCGCTTCCCGGGCCATGACCCGCGTTACGCGAAACTGACCCCGGAGCAGCTGCCAACGACCGAAAGCCTGGCGCTGACCATCGACCGCGTTATCCCTTACTGGAACGACACCATTCTGCCGCGCATCAAAAGCGGTGAGAAAGTGATCATTGCTGCACACGGCAACTCACTGCGTGCGCTGGTGAAATATCTGGATAACCTGAGCGAAGATGAAATCCTCGAGCTGAACATCCCTACCGGCGTTCCGCTGGTGTATGAGTTCGATGAAAACTTCAAACCGCTGAAACGCTACTACCTGGGCGACCAGGACGAGATTGCTGCGAAAGCTGCCGCCGTTGCGAATCAGGGTAAAGCGAAGTAATTTCTCGCTGACATGCAAAAAGGCCAGACGAAAGTCTGGCCTTTTTTATTGGGCTGCGCCGCCTGAAAAACAGCGCTTAGTGCTTAGCAGCACAGAGAATCAGGGCAGCCTTTGTCACTCGTCTCAATCAACCGCGGCGCTGTTTAACCGCTGCCGCCAGCTGACGCAGCACTTTGTCGGTATCTTCCCAGCCGATACAGGCGTCGGTGACGCTTTTGCCATAGACCAGCGGCTCGCCGCTCTCCAGGCTCTGGTTGCCTTCTACCAGATGACTCTCAATCATCACACCGACAATCGCCTGCTCACCGTTGATCAGCTGCTGTGAAACATCGTCTGCCACAACCATCTGACGCTGGAACTGCTTGCTGCTGTTGGCATGGCTGAAATCGATCATCACCTGCTGTGGCAGACCCGCTTTCGCCAGACCCGCTTTAACATCGGCGACATGCTGCGCACTGTAGTTCGGCTCTTTGCCGCCGCGCAGGATGATGTGGCAGTCACCGTTGCCGCTGGTTTCCACAATCGCGGAGTGACCATACTTGGTTACTGACAGGAAACAGTGCGGGGAGCCCGCTGCGTTGATCGCATCAATCGCCACCTTGATCGTGCCATCGGTGCCGTTTTTAAAGCCGACCGGACAGGAAAGACCGGATGCCAGCTCGCGGTGAACCTGAGATTCCGTAGTACGCGCACCAATCGCGCCCCAGCTCATCAGGTCTGCCACATACTGCGGGGTAATCATATCCAGAAACTCGCCCGCCGCCGGTAAACCGCTGTCATTAATCTCCAGCAGCAGCTTACGCGCCAGACGCAGACCGTCGTTGAGCTGGTAGCTGTTATCCATATACGGGTCGTTAATCAGCCCTTTCCAGCCCACCGTCGTGCGCGGCTTTTCAAAATAGACCCGCATGACCACTTCCAGCTCGCCTTTCAGCTCATCACGCAGGGCCAGCAGGCGGCTTGCATACTCTTTCGCCGCGTCAGTGTCATGAATTGAACAGGGTCCAATCACCACCAGCAGACGATCGTCCTTGCCCTGCAGGATCTGATGAATCGCCTGACGGGCCTGTGAAACGGTCTGTGCAGCACGATCGGTCGCCGGGAATTTTTCGAGCAGCGCAACCGGAGGCAACAGCTCTTTAATCTCTTTGATGCGTAAATCATCGTTCTGGTAATTCATACTGATTCCATATTATTTCTTGCCCGGCGCCCGCCGGACACATCCTGTCCAATGTAGCCCGAAGCGCCAGGGGTGTAAATTCCCGCTGCGGGTTAAATGTGCGGGTCATATTTGCATTAATCAGGTTAGCGACTAGACTTTTTAATGGTAAGCACTGAGGAATGTCCCGCTTACCTTATTTAATTACCCTGTTTAAGCCAACTGGCGAATTTTATTTCGTCAGGGATTTCTTTACCCGAAATTGCACCTCTGGGCTTAAAGCCTCTTCATTTATTAACGGGAGCATAATGATGAAAAAGTTTGCCTTAATATTTTTGACAGCAGCAATGACACTGAGCAGCGGCGCGGCACTGGCTGAGGGCAGCAACAACGGTACAGCGAATCAGGCAGCCAGTGCAGGCGCTGTAGCGCCTGGAGCAAAAGAAAATCTGCCACCGAATAATGTCGATAACAGCAAAATTAATAACACCGGCACGAACACCAATCCGGCAACCTCTGGCAGCACCACCAGCAATGGTAATTTGTCTGCTAACGAAATTGACCAGAACAGCCAGTGTAAAGATGGCAAATGTCCGAACGTGAATAAAAAAGTTCAGACTAAAGTGGGCGGCGGTGACGTAAACACGAAAACCGACGGCACTTCACAGTAATTCTGTTTAGCCTGGAGAGCTGCGGCTCTCCGGGTTTTTCTCCCCTCAGCCCCACTCTTCCGCTATGCTAATCCTGTGAAATTTACAGGAAATCCTTCATGGCCGTTTTGCTTTTGATTGACGATCATCCGCTGGTTGAAGTGGCACTTGAAGCTGCCCTGAGCCAGTCGCCCATACCCGTTAAGCTCCTTTCTGCCAGCAGTGAAAAAGCCGCCCGCCCCTTACTTGAGGAGCAACCGGACATAATTGTGCTGGATATCGGCCTGCCGGATAGCGACGGACTGGAGTTCCTGCGTCGCCTGAAGATCCATCGCCCCGAATGCCCGGTACTCATCTACTCCGCGCAGCAGACCCGCCACTACGTGCGTCGCGCTCAGGCGCTGGGTGCCGCCGGTTACGTGGTAAAGAGTCAGCGCATGACGCAGTTGCTCAGCGCCATTCTGGCGGTGCTGGGCGGTCAGACAGCCTTTCCGGTGATGGATGATGAGCCCGAGCTGCCGCTGACCCAGAAGGAGCGTCAGATTCTGGCGCTGCTGGCCGGTGGGTTATCCAATCTGCAAATCGCGGCTCAGCTGCACATCAGTAACAAAACGGTCAGTACTCATAAAAAGAACATTCTGGAAAAAACCGGTGCCCGCTCAGTGGTGGAACTGGCTGATCTGTGGAAAGCCCAGCAGTGAGAATTATTCTGCTGATCCTGCTGTTCTGGTGCGGCACCGCCCTGGCTGAGGTGCGACCGGTGAGCAGCGTGAATCTGCCGATGATGCTGCCGGTGACCCATGCGGAAATCATGCAGGGCAGGATCCTGCGCGTCGGCCTGCTGGAAGAGAACCACGCGCCCTGGGCGATGCGTATCGGCAACGACCTCTATGGTATCAACGCCGACTATCTTTCCGCGCTGCGACAGCTGACCGGCGCGCAGTTCACGCTCAACCTTTACAGCGATCAGCCGCATCTGATGCAGGCCCTGACCAGCGGCCAGATCGATTTTGCGCTGGGCATGTGGGTCACGCCGCTGCCACCCGGCACCCTGAGCAGCGATAACTGGTTCAGCAGTCCGCTGCGGGTCTACCGCAATCAGCAAAACCAGCGTGCCGTAATGTTCAACAGCCAGAATGCCTCGCTTGCAATCAGCGACAGCACGCTGGCTCAGCTGCCGCCTGCGCTGGCAGCCCGCCACAGCTGGCGACGCTACAGCAGCGACCTGCAGGCGCTCTATACCCTGCTTAATCAGCAGAATGACTATGTGGTGGCGGATGAAACCAGCGCCGGCTTTCTGCTAAGCCAGCTGCAACAGGGCCAGATTTATCAGATCGCCTCCCACATCGAGGCCGGCCAGCTGAACCTGCGTGCGGTGGCACGCGATCCTCAACTTATCAACTGGATAAATCAGAGCCTGCGTCAGCTGCCTGCAGAACTGATGAACACGCTACAGGCGCGCTGGAGCAGCAGCCTGCCGCGCTATCAGGACACCCAGACCCTGATGCTCAGCCCCGCTGAGCGCGCCTGGATTGCCGATCATCCGCGTATTACCTACACCGCCGAACCGGACAACTATCCCTGGAGTTATCGCGATGCCAGCGGAACCGCCCGGGGCTATGGCGTGGATTTGCTGAAAGCGATTGCGCAGAGCACCGGATTAGAGTTTGAGCCAGTGTGGGTCAGCAATCCCCGTCAGGCCAGCACGCTGATTCAGCAAAAGCAGGCAATGCTGCAGCTGATGCAGCCGCTGAATGGCGATGCGATGCAGAGCACGTCACTGCCGGTGTGGCGCGCGCTGTGGGGCATCTACAGCGTCCAGTCCGATACGCTGGCGCACTGGCGCGACCTGCACGGCAAGCGGATCGGCGTGTTGCAGGATGACCTGGCGCTGCGTCTGCTGCCTGCGGATCTGCAGCCACAGCTGTTTGCCGACCGTAATAGCCTCTATGACGCGCTGGCAAAGGGGCAGATCGACGCGTTGGTCGATAACGTGCTCTCCGCCCGCTGGCGTATCGCCAGCCGCGATGATGCCCGTATTCACCTCGCCTTTGCCGCCAGCGACATCGCCTGGCCGATTGCGCTGGGCGTCACGCCGGACCAGCCAGTGCTGCGCACCCTGCTGGATCGCGCGCTAAAGCAGATTCCGGCCGATACCCAGAGCCAGATGCGTGATAGCTGGTCAACGCCGCCGCAGCCCGGCAGCGTGATGGTAATGCGTTCGCTGCCGATGGTAGTGCTGGCAGTAGCCGGTGCAGCCATTGTGCTGCTGCTGTTACTGCTGGCGCGCCGCTACTGGCAGCAGCGCCGGGAACGTCAGCAGCGTGAGCAGGCGGAACATGCCAATGCGATGAAAAGCCAGTTCCTGGCGACGGTCAGCCATGAGCTGCGCACGCCGATGCAGGCGATCCTGGGTCTGCTGGAGCTGGAGAAGCAACAGCACAGCAGCCAGAATCTTTCACTGCTGCACAGCAGCGCACAATCGCTGCTGACCCTGCTGAATGACCTGCAGGATCATGCGCGCATCGAGAGTAACAGTTTTACCCTGGCACCCCGTCCGCTGGCGCTGGCGCAGTGGCTCTATCAACAGCAGCATTTTTATCATCCACTGATGCGCGCTGATGGCCCGCGTCTGATCGTCGAGGCACTGACGCCGCTGCCTGACACCGTGCTGATCGATGCCGACCGCCTGCAGCAGGTGGTCAATAACCTGATGACCAATGCGCTGAAATTTACCCGTCACGGCGCGATTCGTCTGACCCTGGCCGCAAAGCAGCAGCTGGTTCTGACGGTGAGCGACAGCGGCAGCGGGATTCCGCCGGAGGAACAGCAGAAGCTGTTTGATCCGTGGTATCAGGCGCCGTCCGGAAAATCCGTTTCGGTGCAGGGCAGCGGGCTGGGACTGTTTATCTGCCGGGAAATGGTGTTGCGGATGGGCGGCGACATCCGGCTCACCTCTGAACCTGGTCACGGCACTCAGGTCACCGTAACGCTGCCGCTGGAGATCTGCGCGCCGCTAAGCCATGCGGATGAGACGTCCCTGCCCGGCTTTCCTCAGCTTAGGGTGGCGATTGTCGATGACCATCCAGCCAATCTGCTGGTGATGCAGCAGCAGCTGGCGCGCTTTGCGATTCAGGCTGACACCTTCGAACAGGGACGCGCGCTGCTGCAGGCCGACGCAAAGCAGCCTTATGATCTATTGTTTATCGACCAGATGATGCCGCGCCCTGACGGTACGCTGCTGCTGCGGATATTGCGGCGGCGTGACCGCCAGCGTGGACGTCAGGCGATGCGGGTGCTCTGCTCGGCGGACGCGCAGTTGCTGTCACGGCCGCCTGAGGCGGGCGAGCGGGTGCTGATTAAACCGGTGCAGTTAGCCGATCTCAGCGCGCTGCTGGCGGAATGGCAGCAGGCGTGGCAGGAAGATCCGCTGGCGACACTGGATGACAATCTGTGGCAGCTGGCGCAGCAGAATGACAAATTCCTCAGCCGTCTGAGCCAGACGCTGCACAGTACGGTGACACAGGACCTGGCTGTGATGCGTGAGGCACACGAACGCGCAGACTGGACGCAGTTCGCCGAAGCAGCACACCGGATGAAAGGAAGCTGCCTGCTGGCAGGGCTGGAGCATGGCGCGCAGCTCAGCCAGCAGCTGACGGAGCAGGTTAAACAGCATCAGGACACGTCTGAGACGTGGCAATTACTGATATTATTCGTAAACAGGTTACTGAAAAAACTGGAAAATTATGGCACATACCCACACTCATAGCGGGCAGGATAGTAATCGCACGCGTCTGGCGGCCGCCTTCGGGGTGACCGTCGTCTTCATGGTTGCTGAAGTGATTGGCGGCTGGCTCTCGGGTTCACTGGCGCTGCTGGCGGACGCCGGGCATATGCTGACCGATGCTGCAGCACTGCTGATGGCCTTGCTGGCGGTGCAGTTCTCGCGCCGTAAACCTAATGCACGTCACACCTTTGGCCTGCTGCGCCTGACTACGCTGGCCGCATTTGTTAACGCCATCGCACTGCTGGGCATTACCGCGCTCATCGTCTGGGAAGCGGTGCGCCGCTTTGCCGATCCGCAGCCGGTCACGGGCGGCCTGATGCTGGGGATCGCAGTTGGCGGCCTGCTGGCCAATATTCTGTCGTTCTGGCTGCTGCACCACGGCAGCGGAGAGAAGAACCTCAACGTGCGCGCCGCTGCGCTGCATGTCATGGGTGACCTGCTGGGTTCGGTGGGCGCGATTGTGGCGGCGGTAATCATCCTGCTGACCGGCTGGACGCCAATTGACCCGATTCTGTCACTGCTGGTCTCCCTGCTGGTGCTGCGCAGCGCCTGGGCGCTGCTGCGTGAAAGTCTGCAGGAGTTACTGGAAGGGGCACCGCATTCACTGGATGTGAACCGGCTGATACGGGATCTGACGCTGAACATCGCCGAAGTGCGCAATGTCCACCATGTGCATTTGTGGCAGGTCGGCGAAAAGCCGCTGCTGACACTGCATGCGCAGGTGATCCCGCCTTACGATCACGATGCGCTGCTGCATCGTATTCACGACTACCTGCGCCAGAACTACCAGATTGAGCATGCGACGGTGCAGATGGAATATCAGCCCTGTGCCGGCGCCGAGTGTGAACTCGGCTTAAGCAGCGCGGCTGCTTCCCGCCATGATCACAGTCATTCTCACGACCCTGATCATGACCACGCTCACGCTAAAGGCGAAGCGCACACTCACTGAGCCGACAGCGCGCGGGAACCCTGTTGCCGCGCGCTGCGGATCCACATACGCGATCCGTTCAGCGCAATCAGTGTCAGGATCACATACTCCAGCGACATCGCATAGACGCCCTGACGGGCGAAAATCATCACGCTAATCACATTGATGATGACCCACAGCAGCCAGTTCTCAACATATTTGCGCGTCATCAGCACCATCGCCGCAATCGACAACACCATCATGCAGGAATCCCAGAACGGGAAGGCATCCGGCTGCAACGCGGGCATCGCCACCGACAGGCCAATACCGTTCATCAGCGTCACCGCTGCACGGGTTAACAGCGCAAACACCGGGTCGATATAAAGCGTCATCAGCGCAATGGCGATTACACAACCCGCCGCCCAGGCGAGCGCTTTGGGCAGTGGCAGCCAGCGGATTTTCAGCTCGGCCTGATGATCGGCGGTCTGACGGCTCCAGGCGTACCAGCCATAGATATTGGCGGCAAAGAAGAAGAGCTGCAGCAGGAGGCTGGCATAGAGCTGGATCTGAAAGAAGATCACCGCAAACAGCGTCACGTTGATCAGGCCGAACGGATAGTTGATGATTTTTTCCAGGCTGGCAAACCAGATACAGAGTAAGCCCGCCAGCGTGCCGATGGCTTCAATCCATGAGAGATCGTAGCCTCCGGCACCCAGAGGAATGTGAACCAGAATATTATGTGTGCTGAAGAAGTCCATGCTGAGCACCTGTCCG
This genomic window contains:
- a CDS encoding response regulator transcription factor is translated as MAVLLLIDDHPLVEVALEAALSQSPIPVKLLSASSEKAARPLLEEQPDIIVLDIGLPDSDGLEFLRRLKIHRPECPVLIYSAQQTRHYVRRAQALGAAGYVVKSQRMTQLLSAILAVLGGQTAFPVMDDEPELPLTQKERQILALLAGGLSNLQIAAQLHISNKTVSTHKKNILEKTGARSVVELADLWKAQQ
- the pnuC gene encoding nicotinamide riboside transporter PnuC; protein product: MDFFSTHNILVHIPLGAGGYDLSWIEAIGTLAGLLCIWFASLEKIINYPFGLINVTLFAVIFFQIQLYASLLLQLFFFAANIYGWYAWSRQTADHQAELKIRWLPLPKALAWAAGCVIAIALMTLYIDPVFALLTRAAVTLMNGIGLSVAMPALQPDAFPFWDSCMMVLSIAAMVLMTRKYVENWLLWVIINVISVMIFARQGVYAMSLEYVILTLIALNGSRMWIRSARQQGSRALSAQ
- the zitB gene encoding CDF family zinc transporter ZitB; the protein is MAHTHTHSGQDSNRTRLAAAFGVTVVFMVAEVIGGWLSGSLALLADAGHMLTDAAALLMALLAVQFSRRKPNARHTFGLLRLTTLAAFVNAIALLGITALIVWEAVRRFADPQPVTGGLMLGIAVGGLLANILSFWLLHHGSGEKNLNVRAAALHVMGDLLGSVGAIVAAVIILLTGWTPIDPILSLLVSLLVLRSAWALLRESLQELLEGAPHSLDVNRLIRDLTLNIAEVRNVHHVHLWQVGEKPLLTLHAQVIPPYDHDALLHRIHDYLRQNYQIEHATVQMEYQPCAGAECELGLSSAAASRHDHSHSHDPDHDHAHAKGEAHTH
- a CDS encoding ATP-binding protein, which encodes MESPAVRIILLILLFWCGTALAEVRPVSSVNLPMMLPVTHAEIMQGRILRVGLLEENHAPWAMRIGNDLYGINADYLSALRQLTGAQFTLNLYSDQPHLMQALTSGQIDFALGMWVTPLPPGTLSSDNWFSSPLRVYRNQQNQRAVMFNSQNASLAISDSTLAQLPPALAARHSWRRYSSDLQALYTLLNQQNDYVVADETSAGFLLSQLQQGQIYQIASHIEAGQLNLRAVARDPQLINWINQSLRQLPAELMNTLQARWSSSLPRYQDTQTLMLSPAERAWIADHPRITYTAEPDNYPWSYRDASGTARGYGVDLLKAIAQSTGLEFEPVWVSNPRQASTLIQQKQAMLQLMQPLNGDAMQSTSLPVWRALWGIYSVQSDTLAHWRDLHGKRIGVLQDDLALRLLPADLQPQLFADRNSLYDALAKGQIDALVDNVLSARWRIASRDDARIHLAFAASDIAWPIALGVTPDQPVLRTLLDRALKQIPADTQSQMRDSWSTPPQPGSVMVMRSLPMVVLAVAGAAIVLLLLLLARRYWQQRRERQQREQAEHANAMKSQFLATVSHELRTPMQAILGLLELEKQQHSSQNLSLLHSSAQSLLTLLNDLQDHARIESNSFTLAPRPLALAQWLYQQQHFYHPLMRADGPRLIVEALTPLPDTVLIDADRLQQVVNNLMTNALKFTRHGAIRLTLAAKQQLVLTVSDSGSGIPPEEQQKLFDPWYQAPSGKSVSVQGSGLGLFICREMVLRMGGDIRLTSEPGHGTQVTVTLPLEICAPLSHADETSLPGFPQLRVAIVDDHPANLLVMQQQLARFAIQADTFEQGRALLQADAKQPYDLLFIDQMMPRPDGTLLLRILRRRDRQRGRQAMRVLCSADAQLLSRPPEAGERVLIKPVQLADLSALLAEWQQAWQEDPLATLDDNLWQLAQQNDKFLSRLSQTLHSTVTQDLAVMREAHERADWTQFAEAAHRMKGSCLLAGLEHGAQLSQQLTEQVKQHQDTSETWQLLILFVNRLLKKLENYGTYPHS
- the gpmA gene encoding 2,3-diphosphoglycerate-dependent phosphoglycerate mutase, whose translation is MAVTKLVLVRHGESQWNNENRFTGWYDVDLSEKGRGEAKSAGQLLKKEGFVFDFAYTSVLKRAIHTLWNVLDELDQAWLPVEKTWRLNERHYGALQGLDKAETAAKYGDEQVKQWRRGFAVTPPELDRSDERFPGHDPRYAKLTPEQLPTTESLALTIDRVIPYWNDTILPRIKSGEKVIIAAHGNSLRALVKYLDNLSEDEILELNIPTGVPLVYEFDENFKPLKRYYLGDQDEIAAKAAAVANQGKAK
- the aroG gene encoding 3-deoxy-7-phosphoheptulonate synthase AroG — translated: MNYQNDDLRIKEIKELLPPVALLEKFPATDRAAQTVSQARQAIHQILQGKDDRLLVVIGPCSIHDTDAAKEYASRLLALRDELKGELEVVMRVYFEKPRTTVGWKGLINDPYMDNSYQLNDGLRLARKLLLEINDSGLPAAGEFLDMITPQYVADLMSWGAIGARTTESQVHRELASGLSCPVGFKNGTDGTIKVAIDAINAAGSPHCFLSVTKYGHSAIVETSGNGDCHIILRGGKEPNYSAQHVADVKAGLAKAGLPQQVMIDFSHANSSKQFQRQMVVADDVSQQLINGEQAIVGVMIESHLVEGNQSLESGEPLVYGKSVTDACIGWEDTDKVLRQLAAAVKQRRG
- a CDS encoding YbgS-like family protein, producing the protein MMKKFALIFLTAAMTLSSGAALAEGSNNGTANQAASAGAVAPGAKENLPPNNVDNSKINNTGTNTNPATSGSTTSNGNLSANEIDQNSQCKDGKCPNVNKKVQTKVGGGDVNTKTDGTSQ